The following coding sequences are from one Planctomycetota bacterium window:
- a CDS encoding GNAT family N-acetyltransferase, producing MLIRAAVANDRERLSAIYADAVRAAAPGRYSPEQVDAWADAAERAASSALAADHETWVAEIDDVVAGWGSLDRRNEPAGRVAYLYIAGDFQRRCVGDALLQTIEQRARELGHSHLTSEASFLSIGLFLRRGYHETEQEVVDWGPVQFRRHLVRKDL from the coding sequence ATGCTGATCCGCGCCGCTGTTGCCAACGATCGGGAGCGTTTGAGTGCGATCTATGCAGACGCCGTGCGGGCGGCCGCGCCGGGGCGGTATTCGCCGGAGCAGGTCGACGCTTGGGCAGACGCGGCGGAGCGGGCGGCATCGAGTGCGTTGGCAGCGGACCACGAGACTTGGGTCGCCGAGATCGACGACGTCGTCGCCGGGTGGGGCTCGCTCGATCGTCGCAACGAGCCGGCCGGTCGCGTCGCATACCTGTACATCGCCGGTGACTTCCAACGCCGCTGCGTCGGCGATGCGCTGTTGCAAACGATCGAACAGCGTGCGAGGGAACTCGGACACTCGCACCTCACAAGCGAGGCCAGCTTCCTCAGCATCGGGCTGTTCCTGCGACGCGGCTACCACGAGACAGAGCAGGAAGTCGTCGACTGGGGCCCGGTTCAGTTCCGCAGGCACCTCGTTCGCAAGGACCTTTGA
- a CDS encoding histone deacetylase — protein sequence MPTPSSIAGFTSERYFVQLPPGHVFPMEKFPQSARALVEDGTLARDRVIDPGQVDERDLLRVHTPAYVESIRTGRFNELTAKKLGLPPSEALSIRSHNAVAGTIAAARFAMAEGIACNLAGGTHHAFPDSGQGFCVFNDVAVAIRTLQHEEPLLHAFVADLDAHQGNGTHAIFANDPYTFTYSLHVGRNYPSAKVPGDLDVPLDRWASAEAYVEQMERTLPSAIERFEPDIVFYIAGVDPHAEDRFGQMKLSTDDLRHRDERVIALCRDWHIPTVVLYGGGYHKTPGMTAQLHAQTVRIAAERWRRERLR from the coding sequence TTGCCGACGCCGTCTTCCATCGCAGGCTTCACGAGCGAGCGGTACTTCGTACAGCTTCCGCCGGGACATGTGTTCCCGATGGAGAAGTTCCCGCAGTCGGCCAGGGCGTTGGTCGAAGACGGGACGCTCGCTCGCGATCGTGTCATCGATCCGGGCCAGGTCGACGAACGCGATTTGCTCCGTGTCCACACGCCGGCCTACGTCGAGTCGATCCGCACCGGCCGATTCAACGAGCTGACCGCCAAGAAGCTCGGCCTGCCGCCGTCGGAGGCGTTGTCGATCCGCAGCCACAACGCGGTCGCCGGCACGATCGCAGCGGCGCGGTTCGCCATGGCTGAGGGCATCGCGTGCAACCTCGCCGGCGGGACGCATCACGCCTTTCCCGACAGCGGCCAGGGCTTCTGCGTCTTCAACGATGTGGCCGTTGCGATTCGGACGCTGCAGCACGAAGAGCCACTGCTGCACGCCTTCGTCGCCGACCTCGATGCGCACCAGGGCAACGGCACGCACGCGATCTTCGCCAATGACCCGTACACGTTCACCTACTCGCTGCACGTCGGGCGGAACTATCCGTCGGCCAAGGTGCCGGGCGACCTGGACGTGCCACTGGACCGCTGGGCGTCGGCCGAGGCGTACGTCGAGCAGATGGAGCGGACGCTTCCCTCAGCGATCGAGCGGTTCGAGCCCGACATCGTCTTCTACATCGCTGGCGTCGACCCGCACGCTGAAGACCGCTTCGGCCAGATGAAGCTTTCGACCGACGACCTTCGCCATCGCGACGAACGCGTCATCGCCCTCTGCCGCGACTGGCACATCCCGACCGTCGTCCTCTACGGCGGCGGCTACCACAAGACGCCGGGCATGACCGCCCAACTCCACGCCCAGACTGTCCGCATCGCCGCGGAGCGATGGCGGCGCGAACGCCTACGGTGA